One window from the genome of Mucilaginibacter ginsenosidivorans encodes:
- a CDS encoding GumC family protein, with the protein MDNNDIKGYSAVTDEDDRSDFGELVMKYLHYWKWYAVSIILAVALAFTYIKVTTPLFQIETDLLIKQDKDNATQGAGDDILKSMDLFTSDKIIDNEVQILKSYTLMEKVIKALGLEVSYYGVGSVRKYPIYNDHLPFEIRLIKSNDQSYKDLISIKVRDKQTVEINGKKSPINTPVQTEFGLLEVTCKRFDDKVLNQDFYVGFNKLTDLYQNYSNVLNINPVSKEGTVLIITFQDAVPQRGKDILNRLVYEYNNAAIEDKNKVTSSTLSFINERLKSLSEELGVAERNVESYKSANRITDISAQSQVFMQSVQQNDADLSKVNIQLSVLKNLETYVQNEQGKLPSMLGIDDPTLLALVSQLGEAELRKASLLQTIPETNPIVNSINDQIKALKSAITQSIQNLKSGLLVTQQQLQDKNSTFESVIQKVPSKERGLLDVMRQQDIKNTLFNFLLQKREEQAMSLASNLADSRTIDVARSSDIPVKPVIPLVLGLFVFLGLAVPTGVIYIRDMLNNKIKKRSDIEKFTRIPILAEIAQSDESTPLIAVEKPRSMVAEQIRALRTNLQFISADQTSKVLLFTSGISGEGKSFVSLNLGGSLAMSGRKVVILELDLRKPKLHQALGVTNNQGLSNYLVSNMSYKDIIAPIPQQSNYFIITCGQIPPNPAELLTNGRIEVLINELKKEFDYIIMDAPPVGLVTDAQILGKFANATLFMLRHNYTLKKQVFMLDELYKSNKLPHLNIVFNSIDYSSSYGYGYGYGYGYGYGGGYYQEEEKKTSWFARLFGKK; encoded by the coding sequence ATGGATAATAACGATATTAAGGGATATAGTGCGGTAACAGACGAGGACGATCGGTCCGATTTTGGCGAACTCGTGATGAAATATCTGCATTACTGGAAATGGTATGCAGTATCTATTATTTTAGCCGTAGCCCTTGCTTTTACCTATATTAAGGTAACCACCCCCCTTTTTCAGATAGAGACGGACCTTTTAATTAAACAGGATAAAGATAATGCTACGCAAGGTGCAGGAGATGATATCCTGAAAAGCATGGACCTTTTTACCTCGGACAAGATCATTGACAATGAGGTTCAGATATTAAAGTCGTACACTTTAATGGAAAAGGTGATCAAGGCTCTGGGCCTGGAAGTTTCATACTACGGTGTAGGCAGCGTTAGAAAGTACCCGATCTATAATGATCATTTACCTTTTGAGATAAGGCTTATAAAATCGAACGACCAGAGCTATAAGGATCTTATTTCTATTAAGGTGCGTGATAAACAAACCGTTGAAATAAACGGGAAAAAGTCCCCTATAAATACACCGGTTCAAACTGAATTCGGATTACTGGAAGTAACCTGTAAGCGGTTTGATGATAAGGTATTGAACCAGGACTTTTACGTAGGTTTTAATAAACTCACAGATCTGTATCAAAATTATAGCAATGTTTTGAATATCAACCCTGTAAGCAAAGAAGGGACCGTGCTGATCATTACTTTTCAGGACGCGGTGCCTCAACGGGGCAAGGACATTCTAAACAGGCTGGTTTATGAATATAATAATGCAGCAATAGAAGATAAAAACAAGGTTACATCAAGCACTTTGTCGTTCATTAATGAACGTTTGAAAAGTTTATCTGAAGAGCTGGGTGTAGCAGAGCGAAATGTTGAGAGCTACAAGTCTGCCAATAGAATAACGGATATAAGTGCGCAGTCGCAGGTGTTTATGCAAAGTGTGCAGCAAAATGATGCCGATCTGAGTAAGGTAAACATCCAGCTAAGCGTGTTGAAGAACCTGGAGACCTACGTGCAAAATGAACAGGGGAAATTGCCTTCGATGCTTGGTATAGACGACCCAACGTTGCTTGCTTTGGTAAGCCAGTTGGGTGAAGCCGAATTGAGGAAGGCGAGTCTGCTTCAAACAATCCCTGAGACCAACCCAATAGTAAATTCAATCAACGACCAGATAAAAGCGCTGAAATCAGCTATAACACAATCTATACAGAATCTTAAATCGGGATTGTTAGTAACACAGCAACAACTGCAGGATAAGAACAGCACATTCGAATCGGTAATACAAAAAGTGCCTTCGAAAGAGCGCGGCTTGCTCGACGTTATGCGTCAGCAGGATATTAAAAACACGCTGTTTAACTTTTTGCTGCAAAAGCGTGAGGAGCAAGCTATGTCGCTGGCCTCTAACCTGGCCGACAGCAGGACCATTGACGTTGCGCGTAGCAGCGACATACCGGTAAAACCGGTGATCCCATTGGTTTTGGGTCTTTTTGTGTTCCTGGGCTTAGCGGTTCCTACCGGGGTCATATATATCAGGGACATGCTTAATAACAAAATAAAGAAGCGGTCGGATATAGAAAAATTTACCCGTATACCCATACTTGCCGAAATTGCCCAGTCGGATGAGTCTACCCCATTAATTGCAGTTGAAAAGCCGCGTTCGATGGTTGCTGAACAGATAAGAGCATTGCGCACAAACCTGCAATTTATCAGCGCCGACCAAACCAGCAAAGTGCTGTTGTTTACATCAGGGATAAGTGGCGAGGGCAAATCCTTTGTATCACTTAACCTGGGTGGCAGTTTGGCTATGTCAGGTAGGAAAGTGGTTATCCTGGAACTGGATCTTCGAAAGCCCAAATTACACCAGGCTTTAGGGGTTACAAATAACCAGGGCCTGTCGAACTACCTGGTATCCAACATGTCGTATAAGGATATTATAGCACCTATACCGCAGCAATCCAATTATTTCATTATTACATGCGGGCAGATACCCCCTAACCCTGCTGAATTGCTTACCAATGGCCGGATCGAAGTCCTGATAAATGAGCTTAAAAAGGAGTTTGATTATATAATAATGGATGCGCCGCCGGTTGGTCTTGTAACGGATGCGCAGATACTTGGGAAATTTGCCAATGCAACATTGTTTATGCTGCGGCATAATTATACGCTTAAAAAGCAGGTTTTCATGCTTGACGAGCTGTATAAAAGCAACAAATTGCCTCATCTCAACATTGTATTCAATTCTATCGATTATTCCTCGAGTTATGGTTATGGATATGGCTACGGCTATGGCTACGGCTATGGCGGCGGTTACTACCAGGAAGAAGAGAAAAAGACCTCGTGGTTTGCACGACTTTTCGGAAAAAAATAA
- a CDS encoding polysaccharide biosynthesis/export family protein codes for MKKNICRSILWFFVPIVLLNSCANQKKFIYFQNTANWPDTINISKAYIPKIQSGDILAIPVNSLSSAASSFFNPFSGSSGTGIAAPDANNNGNASVGVPQTSLTQSASTGYLVDANGEIEMPLLGSVKVAGLTTTEAKDTIKNKLRFWLKEPTVNVRFVNYKISVMGEVMHPSVYIIPNERVTLPEAITMAGDLTPFARYDNILVIRNDDGKKEFGRVNLNSREVFTSPYYYLHSGDLIYVEQGRVKALQNDPVIRYLPVALSTLAAIALLVYRSK; via the coding sequence ATGAAAAAAAATATTTGCAGGAGTATATTGTGGTTTTTTGTACCTATCGTGCTTCTTAACTCCTGTGCTAATCAGAAAAAATTCATTTATTTTCAAAACACGGCCAACTGGCCCGATACCATAAATATATCGAAAGCTTATATACCCAAAATACAATCGGGCGACATTTTGGCCATACCGGTTAACTCATTAAGTTCGGCAGCAAGTAGTTTTTTCAACCCTTTTTCAGGAAGCTCAGGTACTGGTATTGCAGCACCGGATGCAAATAATAATGGAAACGCTTCTGTAGGAGTACCGCAAACATCGTTAACGCAAAGTGCCTCAACAGGCTACCTGGTTGATGCCAACGGTGAAATTGAAATGCCGCTCCTTGGCTCGGTAAAAGTTGCGGGGTTAACAACGACGGAGGCAAAGGATACTATCAAAAACAAATTAAGATTTTGGTTAAAAGAGCCGACCGTAAATGTCAGGTTTGTAAATTATAAAATTTCTGTAATGGGTGAAGTTATGCACCCATCGGTATACATAATTCCGAATGAGAGGGTAACCCTGCCCGAAGCCATAACCATGGCGGGCGATCTGACGCCCTTCGCGCGATACGACAATATACTTGTTATCCGCAATGATGACGGCAAGAAAGAATTTGGAAGAGTTAACCTAAACAGCAGGGAGGTATTCACATCGCCCTATTATTACCTCCATTCGGGCGACCTTATCTACGTGGAACAAGGAAGAGTTAAGGCACTGCAAAATGACCCGGTAATAAGATATCTGCCGGTTGCTTTAAGTACCCTGGCTGCAATTGCACTGCTTGTTTACAGATCAAAGTAA
- a CDS encoding RNA-binding S4 domain-containing protein: MPEKEKLRIDKYLWAIRIFKTRTLATEACKAGRVKLDGQNIKPSHEVKIGEVYQVSKGIERKVIRVTGLLENRMDAKSVANFFADETPVEHTAQFKSMFHAPLLKRDRGTGRPTKRDRRDIDELKSGFFEKGE, translated from the coding sequence ATGCCGGAAAAGGAAAAATTGAGAATAGATAAATATTTATGGGCAATAAGAATATTTAAAACAAGAACACTTGCGACCGAGGCATGTAAAGCAGGACGGGTAAAGCTGGACGGGCAGAATATAAAGCCGTCGCACGAGGTAAAGATAGGCGAGGTGTACCAGGTGTCTAAAGGAATTGAAAGGAAAGTAATAAGGGTTACAGGCTTGCTCGAAAATAGGATGGATGCAAAAAGTGTGGCCAATTTTTTTGCTGATGAAACGCCGGTGGAGCATACCGCTCAATTCAAATCCATGTTCCACGCGCCGCTGCTAAAACGCGACCGCGGTACCGGCAGACCAACCAAGCGTGACAGGAGAGATATAGACGAGCTGAAGAGCGGATTTTTTGAAAAAGGGGAGTAG
- a CDS encoding 2,3,4,5-tetrahydropyridine-2,6-dicarboxylate N-succinyltransferase encodes MQNLKKLVEEAWEDRNLLANRDYTTAIETVIQSLDKGEMRVAEPIAHRWHTHEWIKKAVILYFPIRNMEEISVGPFVFHDKMKLKTDYKKTGVRVVPHAVARYGAYLAKGVIMMPSYVNIGAYVDEGTMVDTWATVGSCAQVGKHCHLSGGVGIGGVLEPVQASPVIIEDNCFLGSRAIVVEGVHLEKEVVLGANVVLTASTKIIDVTGDRPVEYKGIVPERSVVIPGSYTKTFPAGDYQVPCALIIGKRKESTDKKTSLNDALRENNVAV; translated from the coding sequence ATGCAAAATCTAAAAAAATTGGTCGAAGAGGCCTGGGAAGACCGCAACCTGCTGGCAAATCGTGATTATACAACTGCTATTGAAACAGTGATACAAAGTCTTGATAAAGGCGAAATGCGGGTAGCTGAACCAATTGCACACCGCTGGCATACACATGAATGGATAAAAAAGGCTGTAATACTTTATTTTCCTATACGCAATATGGAAGAGATATCAGTGGGCCCCTTCGTTTTCCATGATAAAATGAAATTAAAAACGGACTATAAAAAAACCGGGGTTCGTGTAGTTCCTCATGCGGTTGCGCGTTACGGCGCTTACCTGGCCAAGGGCGTTATCATGATGCCGTCATATGTTAATATCGGGGCCTATGTAGATGAAGGTACCATGGTTGATACCTGGGCTACGGTGGGTTCCTGCGCACAGGTGGGAAAACATTGCCACTTGAGCGGTGGTGTCGGCATCGGTGGCGTACTGGAACCGGTACAGGCTTCGCCGGTTATTATCGAAGATAATTGTTTCCTGGGTTCGAGGGCCATTGTTGTTGAAGGTGTGCACCTTGAAAAAGAAGTGGTTTTGGGTGCGAACGTGGTTTTGACCGCATCAACCAAGATCATAGACGTTACCGGCGACCGCCCGGTCGAATATAAAGGAATAGTTCCTGAAAGGTCTGTTGTTATACCAGGCTCCTACACCAAAACATTTCCAGCAGGCGATTACCAGGTACCATGCGCACTCATCATAGGCAAACGCAAGGAGTCGACAGACAAAAAAACCTCACTCAACGATGCTTTGAGGGAAAATAACGTAGCGGTATAA
- a CDS encoding glycosyltransferase family 4 protein: MRIGYDAKRAFLNRTGLGNYSRWLIRSMASYCPQNTYFLYTPKVRHENGLSFPSSFQNVVAVVPRSKFFTSLWRSAGVVKDLKRDQIDLYHGLSHELPRGIDKKGIRSVVTVHDLIFMRFPQYFGVINRLIYGSKLKHACRVADKVVAISKRTKQDLVELLNIPPEKIAVVYQGCDPVFRKECSEQEKQIVLKRHDLPGEFILNVGTIEERKNLVQLINALPKLNSGIKLVVVGRQTPYMNHVKQAIDLHQIESRVIFLDSVSFSELPALYQSAKAFVYPSRYEGFGIPVLEALCSGVPVVAATGSCLEEAGGTYTQYAPPDDVNMLTEKLNLVLGDEELRQKMITRGREYSANFDDKTLAGQMFDIYKNILQNA; the protein is encoded by the coding sequence ATGCGAATCGGGTACGATGCCAAACGCGCTTTTTTAAACCGGACCGGGTTAGGCAACTATAGTCGCTGGCTTATCCGGTCAATGGCTTCGTATTGTCCACAAAATACTTATTTCTTATATACCCCAAAGGTAAGGCACGAAAACGGGCTTAGTTTTCCATCAAGTTTTCAGAATGTAGTGGCCGTTGTTCCGCGTTCCAAATTCTTCACCTCGCTATGGCGCAGCGCCGGTGTTGTAAAAGACCTGAAGCGCGATCAGATAGATCTTTACCATGGCCTCAGTCATGAACTGCCCCGGGGCATTGATAAAAAAGGTATTCGGTCAGTTGTAACCGTGCACGATTTGATATTCATGCGGTTCCCGCAATATTTCGGAGTCATCAACAGATTGATCTATGGTTCAAAATTGAAGCACGCCTGCCGGGTAGCAGATAAGGTAGTGGCGATAAGCAAACGCACTAAACAGGACTTGGTGGAACTACTAAATATTCCGCCTGAAAAAATTGCTGTAGTGTACCAGGGTTGTGACCCGGTTTTCAGAAAAGAATGTAGTGAACAGGAAAAACAAATTGTTCTAAAAAGGCATGATCTGCCCGGCGAGTTTATCCTCAACGTGGGTACTATTGAAGAGCGCAAGAACCTCGTCCAGTTGATCAATGCCCTGCCCAAACTAAATAGCGGTATCAAATTGGTTGTTGTAGGCAGGCAAACGCCTTACATGAACCATGTTAAACAAGCTATCGATCTGCATCAGATAGAAAGCCGTGTCATATTCCTGGATTCAGTAAGCTTTTCTGAACTCCCGGCTCTTTACCAATCGGCCAAAGCTTTTGTTTATCCGTCGCGCTACGAAGGGTTTGGAATACCTGTGCTTGAAGCTCTTTGTTCCGGTGTTCCCGTTGTTGCTGCTACCGGTTCGTGCCTGGAAGAAGCAGGCGGAACGTACACGCAATATGCCCCCCCTGATGATGTAAACATGCTAACCGAAAAGTTGAACCTTGTATTAGGCGACGAAGAATTGCGTCAGAAAATGATTACCAGAGGCAGGGAATATTCAGCGAATTTCGATGATAAAACGCTGGCCGGCCAAATGTTCGACATATATAAAAATATACTTCAAAATGCTTAG
- a CDS encoding L-threonylcarbamoyladenylate synthase: MLRDEVAKALKIVQDGGIILYPTDTIWGIGCDATNTDAIKRIYQLKQRDEAKSMIILLDTENRLESYIKEVPPIAYELIEFAENPLTLVMPGAKNISPAIINEDGSVAIRVARHDFCQQLIQRLRKPLVSTSANISGRPSPQNFNQVDPGIIDGVDYVVDLEQHNTELKKPSTIMRLQPDGRFEFIRR; the protein is encoded by the coding sequence ATGCTTAGAGACGAGGTTGCCAAAGCACTGAAAATTGTGCAGGACGGCGGTATAATCCTGTACCCCACCGACACTATTTGGGGTATCGGCTGCGATGCTACTAATACCGATGCCATAAAAAGAATATATCAGCTTAAACAGCGCGACGAAGCTAAGAGCATGATCATCCTCCTTGACACAGAAAACCGGTTGGAAAGCTATATTAAAGAGGTGCCTCCAATAGCTTATGAATTAATAGAATTTGCCGAAAACCCGTTAACGCTGGTTATGCCGGGCGCCAAAAACATCTCTCCGGCCATCATCAACGAGGACGGCAGTGTTGCCATACGCGTTGCCAGGCACGATTTCTGTCAGCAATTGATACAAAGATTACGCAAGCCATTGGTGTCCACGTCGGCCAATATCAGCGGCAGGCCTTCTCCTCAGAATTTCAACCAGGTGGACCCCGGGATCATCGATGGCGTAGATTATGTAGTGGACCTGGAGCAGCACAATACCGAACTGAAAAAGCCTTCCACTATCATGCGTTTGCAACCTGATGGGCGCTTCGAATTTATCCGGCGCTAA
- a CDS encoding CCA tRNA nucleotidyltransferase, with amino-acid sequence MKQHLQHPLFGIVTQTAAEQNVHAYAIGGFVRDLLLHRPSKDVDIVVMGNGIEFAERVAKKLHVKLAVFKNFGTAMLKYKDVEVEFVGARKESYRSDSRKPIVENGTLEDDQKRRDFTINALAIALHPDQLGELLDPFDGVEDMQRKLIRTPLNPVETFSDDPLRMLRAIRFASQLDFTIDPVALEAIKSNVERISIISQERITEELNKIILSPKPSIGFKYLFDTGLLKKIFPLMANLYGVEYIDGKGHKDNFYHTLQVLDNICETTNDLWLRWATILHDIAKPHTKRFEPGHGWTFHGHEDKGARMVPKIFAELKLPLNEKMKFVQKMVQLHLRPIVLAQEVVTDSAVRRLLFDAGDDIEALMLLCKADITTKNEYKVKKYRNNFELVQQKLKDVEQRDKIRNWQPPVSGTDIMSIFGIKEGREVGIIKNQIREAILEGEIPNSREAAVEFTIRKGEEIGLKVVATNI; translated from the coding sequence ATGAAACAACACCTGCAGCATCCTTTATTTGGTATTGTAACGCAAACCGCTGCCGAACAAAACGTTCACGCATATGCCATAGGCGGTTTTGTAAGGGACCTGCTTTTGCATCGACCGTCCAAGGATGTTGATATCGTGGTAATGGGTAATGGTATCGAATTTGCAGAGCGGGTTGCAAAAAAACTGCACGTAAAACTGGCGGTATTCAAAAATTTTGGAACTGCCATGCTAAAATATAAAGATGTAGAGGTGGAATTTGTCGGGGCCCGAAAGGAATCGTACCGGTCCGACTCTCGCAAGCCCATAGTTGAAAACGGCACGCTGGAAGATGATCAGAAGCGCCGCGACTTTACTATAAACGCCCTGGCTATAGCCTTGCACCCGGACCAGTTAGGTGAATTACTGGACCCATTTGATGGTGTAGAAGATATGCAGCGTAAGCTGATCCGGACGCCACTGAATCCGGTCGAAACTTTTTCAGACGACCCGCTGCGCATGCTCCGCGCCATACGCTTCGCTTCACAACTTGATTTCACCATCGACCCGGTTGCGCTTGAAGCGATCAAATCCAATGTGGAACGTATTTCCATCATATCGCAGGAGAGAATAACCGAGGAACTGAATAAGATCATCCTCTCACCAAAGCCATCTATAGGTTTTAAATATTTATTCGATACCGGGTTGTTAAAGAAAATATTCCCGCTGATGGCTAATCTTTATGGCGTAGAATACATAGACGGAAAGGGTCACAAGGATAATTTTTACCATACACTGCAGGTTTTGGATAATATATGCGAAACCACGAACGATCTGTGGTTGCGCTGGGCGACTATTTTGCACGACATTGCCAAGCCTCACACCAAACGATTCGAGCCCGGGCACGGCTGGACATTCCACGGCCACGAGGACAAAGGTGCACGCATGGTGCCAAAAATATTCGCGGAGCTAAAATTACCGTTGAACGAAAAAATGAAGTTCGTTCAAAAAATGGTGCAGTTGCATTTGCGGCCCATCGTTCTGGCGCAGGAAGTGGTTACGGATTCAGCCGTGCGAAGATTGCTTTTTGATGCCGGCGATGACATTGAGGCGTTGATGTTGTTGTGTAAAGCAGACATTACTACAAAAAATGAATACAAAGTAAAAAAGTACAGGAATAATTTCGAGCTGGTTCAGCAAAAATTAAAGGATGTCGAGCAGCGCGATAAGATTCGCAACTGGCAACCCCCGGTTTCAGGTACCGATATTATGTCGATTTTCGGTATCAAAGAGGGCCGTGAGGTCGGAATTATTAAAAATCAGATACGCGAGGCTATCCTGGAGGGTGAAATACCTAACTCGCGCGAAGCAGCGGTTGAATTTACTATCCGCAAGGGTGAAGAAATTGGCTTAAAAGTTGTGGCGACTAATATTTAA
- a CDS encoding IS1096 element passenger TnpR family protein, with product MALYRFRVTFEDYDDVMREIDVKSNQTFEDLHRAIHQSTGYNCEYPSSFYISNDQWIKGEEITFMPNQRRIDRGVVLMDKVKLSNRIDDPHQKFYYTFNFDRPFDFHVELLKIILDENPGTQYPSIVKSVGEAPKQFGNVFNPAVLPPATDEFDFLNEMEFSEEDAEEEGFTEVADSEGLEEHDEPIAAADDEEEDEFGSEFSDNEGFEDEGPAAHHDDY from the coding sequence ATGGCACTATACAGGTTCAGGGTTACTTTTGAAGATTACGACGATGTAATGCGCGAGATCGATGTCAAATCCAATCAAACATTTGAAGATCTTCACCGGGCAATTCATCAGTCTACCGGCTATAACTGCGAGTATCCTTCTTCTTTCTATATAAGCAACGATCAATGGATCAAAGGCGAAGAGATCACTTTTATGCCTAATCAGCGCAGGATAGACCGTGGCGTAGTACTGATGGACAAAGTGAAACTGAGCAATCGTATTGATGACCCGCACCAAAAATTTTATTACACCTTCAATTTCGACCGCCCGTTTGATTTTCATGTCGAATTATTAAAGATCATATTGGATGAAAATCCCGGTACGCAATATCCATCGATAGTGAAATCAGTTGGTGAAGCCCCTAAGCAATTTGGCAATGTATTTAACCCGGCCGTTTTACCGCCGGCAACTGACGAGTTTGACTTTTTGAATGAGATGGAATTCTCGGAGGAGGACGCTGAAGAGGAAGGGTTTACCGAAGTTGCCGATTCAGAAGGGCTTGAAGAGCATGATGAACCAATAGCTGCGGCCGATGATGAGGAAGAAGATGAGTTTGGCAGCGAATTTTCTGACAATGAAGGTTTTGAAGATGAGGGGCCAGCTGCTCATCACGATGATTATTGA
- the miaA gene encoding tRNA (adenosine(37)-N6)-dimethylallyltransferase MiaA translates to MSTLKTLLVIVGPTASGKTALAIEVAKKLQTEIISADSRQFYREMSIGTAKPTPEELDQAKHYFVDSHSIAENFSVGDFEKQGLELLETIFKRHDTAVMVGGSGLYIRAICEGFDELPSASAELRTKLNKDFEDRGIAYLQERLKQADPVYFERVDINNPQRIIRALEVFESTGVPFSAYHKSVVDERPFKSIKIGIDFPRELLYQRINQRVDDMVKQGLIEEAKALLPYRHLNALNTVGYSELFNYFDGKTDLESAISLIKQNTRRFAKRQLTWFRKDQDIKWLQAGSAGLSENALEYLSEL, encoded by the coding sequence ATGAGCACCCTAAAAACCCTTCTAGTTATCGTCGGCCCGACAGCATCTGGTAAAACAGCGCTCGCTATTGAGGTTGCAAAAAAATTACAGACGGAAATAATTTCGGCCGACTCACGCCAGTTTTACAGGGAAATGTCCATTGGTACTGCCAAACCTACACCCGAAGAACTAGATCAGGCTAAACACTATTTTGTCGATTCTCATTCCATTGCCGAAAACTTCTCGGTAGGTGATTTTGAAAAGCAAGGGCTTGAATTGCTTGAAACCATATTTAAAAGGCATGATACCGCCGTTATGGTTGGCGGCTCGGGCTTGTATATCCGTGCTATTTGCGAGGGATTTGATGAATTGCCTTCTGCTTCGGCCGAGCTGAGGACCAAACTCAACAAAGATTTTGAAGACCGGGGTATTGCTTATTTGCAGGAAAGGCTGAAACAAGCCGACCCTGTATACTTTGAACGTGTGGATATTAACAATCCGCAACGGATCATCAGGGCGCTTGAGGTGTTTGAAAGTACCGGTGTGCCTTTTTCCGCTTATCACAAATCTGTAGTAGATGAGAGGCCCTTCAAGAGTATCAAAATAGGGATTGATTTTCCCAGGGAACTATTATATCAACGGATAAATCAACGCGTTGATGACATGGTAAAACAAGGGTTGATTGAGGAAGCAAAGGCTCTGCTGCCTTACCGGCACCTGAATGCTTTGAATACGGTTGGATACAGCGAATTATTCAACTACTTTGACGGCAAAACTGATCTTGAATCGGCTATATCCCTCATCAAACAAAACACCCGCCGCTTTGCCAAGCGGCAACTCACCTGGTTTCGCAAAGATCAGGATATCAAATGGCTACAGGCCGGCAGTGCCGGGCTGTCTGAAAATGCGCTGGAATACCTTTCGGAACTTTAA
- the rfbA gene encoding glucose-1-phosphate thymidylyltransferase RfbA, translating to MKGIILAGGSGTRLFPITKAISKQLMPIYDKPMIYYPLSVLMMADIREILIITTPEDSESFKRLLGDGHDLGCRFEYAVQAVPNGLAQAFVIGEEFVGDDKVALILGDNIFYGTGFGELIQGFNDVDGAAIFAYKVSDPERYGVVEFDSEFTALSIEEKPVKPKSSYAVPGLYFYDNEVVHIAQNIKPSPRGEFEITDVNKAYLEKKRLHVGVMDRGTAWLDTGTFDSLSDATEFVRVIEKRQATKIGCIEEVAFRHGFIDARQLSVLAEKYVKSGYGMYLKSLLQ from the coding sequence ATGAAAGGCATCATATTAGCGGGCGGTTCGGGTACCCGGCTTTTCCCGATCACCAAAGCCATCAGCAAACAGCTGATGCCGATTTATGATAAACCCATGATCTATTACCCGCTGTCAGTATTGATGATGGCGGATATCCGTGAAATACTGATCATTACCACACCAGAGGATAGCGAGAGCTTTAAACGTTTGTTAGGCGACGGGCACGATCTGGGCTGCCGGTTTGAATATGCGGTACAGGCTGTTCCAAATGGCCTGGCGCAGGCCTTCGTGATAGGCGAAGAATTTGTAGGCGATGATAAAGTGGCGTTGATTCTGGGTGATAATATCTTTTATGGTACCGGGTTTGGCGAACTGATCCAAGGATTTAATGATGTGGACGGGGCGGCGATATTTGCTTATAAGGTTTCGGACCCTGAGCGTTACGGCGTTGTTGAATTTGACAGCGAGTTTACCGCGTTGTCCATCGAAGAAAAACCTGTAAAACCCAAGTCATCGTACGCTGTACCGGGGCTTTATTTTTATGATAACGAGGTAGTGCATATCGCCCAAAATATAAAACCATCGCCTCGCGGAGAGTTTGAAATAACTGATGTTAACAAAGCTTATCTTGAGAAAAAGAGGTTGCATGTAGGTGTGATGGACAGGGGTACAGCCTGGCTTGATACAGGCACCTTCGATTCATTAAGCGATGCGACCGAGTTTGTGCGTGTGATAGAAAAACGCCAGGCGACCAAGATAGGCTGTATTGAAGAGGTTGCGTTCCGGCACGGTTTTATCGATGCACGACAATTAAGCGTACTGGCCGAAAAATATGTAAAAAGCGGGTACGGCATGTACCTGAAAAGCTTGCTGCAATAA